From the genome of Prevotella herbatica, one region includes:
- a CDS encoding polysaccharide deacetylase family protein, with translation MIFNKVYIALIAKIIRLFSFISKRIKSKYEGHILMFHTISPVKDVNDVCDCSYDYFEKRINYFINNNYEFLSMDSVADIISRKLSKRFVSITFDDTSLTVFKNAFPLLKKHRIPFTIYVAYNLINSTGMLTELQIKEMLSSGLCTLGAHSMSHVKLIGKYIDYNYEIKEIKLKLETKFSTRINHFAYPYGQPYQVSLKAIRTVSKVGYKTAVSSVNLPLKECTSFKYYLPRELN, from the coding sequence ATGATTTTTAATAAAGTATATATTGCATTAATTGCTAAAATAATAAGGTTGTTTAGCTTTATATCTAAGCGGATTAAGTCTAAATATGAAGGTCATATATTAATGTTCCATACTATATCTCCAGTTAAAGATGTCAATGATGTTTGTGATTGTTCTTATGATTATTTTGAAAAAAGAATTAATTATTTTATAAATAATAATTATGAATTTCTAAGTATGGATTCTGTAGCTGATATTATTAGTCGCAAATTATCTAAAAGATTTGTCTCTATAACTTTTGATGATACATCTTTAACCGTATTTAAGAATGCTTTCCCGTTATTAAAAAAACATAGAATTCCTTTTACAATTTATGTTGCTTATAATCTAATTAATAGTACAGGTATGTTGACAGAACTACAGATTAAGGAAATGTTGTCATCTGGGCTTTGTACTTTAGGTGCGCATTCTATGAGTCATGTTAAATTAATAGGCAAGTATATTGATTATAATTATGAGATTAAAGAAATAAAATTAAAGTTGGAAACAAAATTTTCAACAAGGATCAACCATTTTGCTTATCCATACGGACAACCATATCAGGTTTCTTTGAAAGCTATAAGAACGGTCTCTAAGGTCGGTTATAAGACGGCTGTTTCATCTGTTAATTTGCCATTAAAGGAATGTACTTCTTTTAAATATTATCTACCAAGAGAATTGAATTGA
- a CDS encoding glycosyltransferase family 2 protein → MDNLKVSVITVCFNAEETIDETLLSVVNQSYNNIEYIVIDGKSNDSTLLHLKSYKDKIDCIISEPDYGVYDAMNKGLNVANGDFVIFLGADDHFISYDIIADVVNLIREKDCVYYGNVVRGKRNDIYKGHFNKYKISLENICHQCIFYPRSVYKSYLYELKYKTYADYYYNLQIFPLVKFVYLPIIISYFNVGGISSSVVDKDFENDVFKLVLRQNGFWAYLLRHIYKFYKKIK, encoded by the coding sequence ATGGATAATTTGAAGGTTAGTGTGATAACAGTTTGTTTCAATGCAGAAGAGACAATAGATGAGACTTTATTGTCTGTCGTTAATCAAAGTTATAATAATATAGAATATATTGTTATAGATGGAAAAAGTAATGACTCTACATTACTGCATCTTAAGAGCTATAAAGATAAAATTGATTGCATAATTAGTGAACCTGATTATGGTGTGTATGATGCGATGAATAAAGGATTGAATGTTGCTAATGGAGATTTCGTTATATTTCTTGGAGCTGATGATCATTTCATTTCATATGATATAATTGCTGATGTAGTTAATTTAATTAGGGAAAAAGATTGTGTATATTATGGAAATGTAGTTAGAGGTAAACGGAATGATATATATAAAGGCCATTTTAACAAGTATAAAATCTCTTTAGAGAATATATGCCATCAATGCATCTTTTATCCTCGTAGTGTTTATAAGTCATATTTATATGAACTTAAATACAAAACATATGCAGATTATTATTATAATTTGCAAATATTTCCGTTGGTAAAATTCGTTTATCTGCCTATTATTATATCATATTTTAATGTAGGTGGTATAAGTTCGTCCGTTGTTGATAAAGATTTTGAAAACGATGTGTTTAAGTTAGTACTTAGACAAAATGGTTTCTGGGCTTATTTATTACGACATATATATAAATTTTATAAGAAAATAAAATGA
- a CDS encoding glycosyltransferase: MATYNGEKYLKEQISSIMSQLSEKDELIISDDGSEDKTQAIIQSNKDNRIKFFKNIGRHGFIWNFENALKNASGDIIFLSDQDDVWMSDKVEKTMDELKTVDMIIHNAEIIDSEGNSKGYDYFSRLHCYTGFWQNLYKTRCLGCCMAFKRHVLNECLPFPKHIVAHDYWIGMYALSKYKVMFSSERLIKYRRHGDNASPSAEKSPYSFFYQLFIKRCNILANVLFRRIRHFNL; the protein is encoded by the coding sequence ATGGCTACTTATAATGGTGAGAAATATTTGAAAGAACAAATTTCTTCAATTATGTCTCAGCTTTCTGAAAAAGATGAATTAATTATTTCTGATGATGGGAGTGAAGATAAGACCCAGGCTATTATTCAATCTAATAAAGATAATCGCATAAAATTTTTTAAGAATATTGGAAGACATGGTTTTATATGGAATTTTGAGAATGCATTGAAAAATGCTTCAGGCGATATTATCTTTTTGAGTGACCAAGACGATGTATGGATGTCTGATAAGGTTGAAAAAACTATGGATGAACTTAAAACAGTAGATATGATAATACATAATGCCGAAATTATCGATTCTGAAGGTAATTCAAAAGGATATGATTATTTCAGTAGATTGCATTGTTATACAGGATTTTGGCAGAATTTATATAAGACAAGATGTCTTGGATGTTGCATGGCCTTTAAACGTCATGTGCTTAATGAGTGTCTCCCTTTTCCAAAGCATATAGTAGCTCATGATTACTGGATTGGTATGTATGCGCTTTCTAAGTATAAAGTTATGTTTTCAAGTGAAAGACTTATAAAGTATCGACGTCATGGTGATAATGCCTCTCCTTCTGCTGAAAAATCACCATATTCTTTTTTTTATCAGCTTTTCATAAAACGTTGTAATATTCTTGCTAATGTCTTATTTAGAAGAATAAGACATTTTAATTTATAG
- a CDS encoding NAD-dependent epimerase/dehydratase family protein, which translates to MVNKNILLLGGNGFLGRSLAVELNKREKFRVSVFDLTEPCHAYDGINYYAGNLNETGKIISIIQKEHINVLVHMVSTIIPGSSVDNYISNCEIVQINTIPLLDYCAKNKVEFVFFSSGGTVYGVKGGTIREDEPTAPISYYGLSKVQIEDLINFYHRRYNLNYIILRPSNPYGHGQNLYGKQGLIAVIMGKLLKNEPVNVFGNGETIRDYIYIDDFVYYVASLIHKGVLNETVNIGSGEGYSINQIVSFVNKMSGDKLKVEYIDARKDDVPKMILDTTRLHNFIDHKNKTMEEGIKLFYDGIMNDNTNII; encoded by the coding sequence ATGGTGAATAAAAATATATTGCTGCTTGGGGGAAATGGTTTCCTTGGTAGAAGTCTTGCTGTGGAACTTAATAAACGAGAAAAATTTAGAGTTTCTGTCTTTGATTTGACGGAGCCATGTCATGCTTATGATGGAATAAATTATTACGCTGGTAATCTGAACGAGACAGGAAAAATAATCAGTATTATACAGAAAGAACATATAAATGTGCTAGTGCATATGGTCTCGACGATAATTCCTGGTTCTTCTGTTGATAATTATATCAGTAACTGTGAAATAGTCCAGATAAATACTATTCCATTGCTTGATTATTGTGCAAAGAACAAAGTTGAGTTTGTCTTCTTTTCTTCTGGCGGTACCGTATATGGTGTTAAGGGAGGAACCATTCGTGAGGATGAACCCACAGCACCTATTTCCTATTATGGTTTAAGTAAAGTTCAGATCGAGGATTTAATAAATTTTTATCATCGTCGGTACAATCTTAATTATATAATTCTGCGCCCATCAAACCCATATGGGCATGGACAGAACCTTTATGGTAAGCAAGGACTTATAGCTGTTATAATGGGAAAATTATTGAAGAATGAACCTGTGAATGTATTCGGTAATGGGGAGACTATTCGCGATTACATTTATATTGATGACTTTGTGTATTATGTGGCATCTCTAATTCATAAGGGTGTTTTAAACGAAACCGTAAATATTGGTTCTGGTGAAGGATATTCGATCAATCAGATTGTGAGTTTTGTAAATAAGATGAGTGGTGATAAACTTAAAGTTGAATATATTGATGCTCGTAAAGATGACGTGCCAAAAATGATTCTTGATACAACTCGTTTGCACAATTTCATTGATCATAAAAATAAGACAATGGAGGAAGGTATAAAATTGTTTTACGATGGAATAATGAATGATAATACAAATATAATATGA
- a CDS encoding glycosyltransferase, giving the protein MIKLAVSINKCDSGGQKSVIMSYLRNFDRNRIQFDLIVDSDSNSIPFEEVKELGGRILVIPPYQRIFKHMITLGKICRDNKYDVFYSANNTMNIFPLFIAWISGIKVRISESLTTASKFEKKKTLLKNILRRFSLYFCNYYMANGIESAEYQFGKKTVRDGKVAIFLNPIDSTKNGFDLNLRNKTRNTLNWDNKIVYGTIARFETQKNPLFLIDIMAAIKEKQPNSQFAIIGIGSMEQQMKEKIKKYEFGDRMTWLGRREDIKQFYNAFDAFLLPSLYEGFPVVGVESQAAGLPVFLSDVITHEAAIQELGHYISLNKSAYDWASIIISETEKSMKNRRGRIDYLKQHGFDAVMETNRLMDYFEKAVINTK; this is encoded by the coding sequence ATGATTAAATTGGCAGTTAGTATAAATAAATGCGACTCTGGTGGTCAAAAAAGTGTAATCATGTCCTATTTGCGTAATTTTGATAGAAATAGAATACAATTTGATTTGATTGTTGATTCAGATTCAAATAGTATTCCTTTTGAAGAAGTCAAAGAACTTGGTGGAAGAATTCTTGTAATACCTCCTTATCAAAGAATTTTCAAGCATATGATAACTTTGGGAAAAATATGCAGAGATAATAAATATGACGTATTCTACTCAGCGAATAATACAATGAATATATTTCCTTTATTTATTGCTTGGATTTCAGGCATTAAAGTGAGGATAAGCGAGAGTTTGACAACCGCCTCTAAATTTGAGAAAAAAAAGACCTTACTAAAAAATATATTAAGAAGGTTCTCTCTTTATTTTTGTAATTACTATATGGCTAATGGCATTGAGAGTGCAGAATATCAGTTTGGAAAAAAAACAGTTCGTGATGGAAAAGTCGCTATTTTTTTAAATCCCATTGATTCAACTAAAAATGGATTTGACTTAAATTTACGCAATAAAACTCGAAATACACTAAATTGGGACAATAAAATTGTCTACGGAACTATTGCCAGATTTGAGACACAGAAGAATCCTCTATTCTTAATAGATATAATGGCTGCAATAAAAGAGAAACAGCCTAATTCGCAATTCGCTATTATTGGAATTGGATCAATGGAGCAACAAATGAAAGAAAAAATTAAAAAATATGAATTCGGAGATAGAATGACTTGGCTTGGACGAAGAGAAGATATAAAACAATTTTATAATGCTTTTGACGCATTTTTACTTCCTTCTTTATATGAGGGATTTCCTGTTGTAGGGGTTGAGTCACAAGCTGCAGGCCTTCCTGTTTTCTTATCTGATGTTATTACTCATGAAGCAGCAATTCAAGAATTGGGACACTATATTAGTTTAAATAAATCAGCTTATGATTGGGCTTCTATTATCATATCCGAAACAGAAAAATCTATGAAAAATAGACGCGGGCGTATTGATTATCTAAAACAGCATGGTTTTGATGCTGTCATGGAAACTAATAGATTAATGGATTATTTTGAGAAAGCGGTTATAAATACGAAATAA
- a CDS encoding NAD-dependent epimerase/dehydratase family protein translates to MNYIITGGTGFIGTHLTNLIRECYPNANIYNLDIVKPGTPNPVVKDYKPAVLSGNVLESTWVESDVRKPIENLPFTPTEHDIIFNFAAVHRTPGHENYEYFETNINGAENVVAFAEKYNIKKIVFTSSIAPYGAAEVEKFETTLETPNTAYGISKLVAEKIHRIWQNGDSVNRQLTIVRPGVVFGHGENGNFTRLYWAIRGHKFAYPGRRDTIKACIYVKELVRFMLYRLENHEQGVELYNCCYEPAYTIQHIVEAMKKVTGVGVFVPEIPNWIIMPLATIAKCMGSPMGICPARVKKLQISTNICGAKLKNSGYDFKWSFEDALNDWFEDNEKKELI, encoded by the coding sequence ATGAATTATATAATTACTGGTGGTACTGGCTTTATTGGTACCCATCTTACGAATTTGATAAGGGAATGTTATCCCAATGCTAATATCTATAATCTGGATATTGTAAAGCCTGGAACTCCTAATCCTGTTGTTAAGGATTATAAGCCAGCTGTTCTTTCTGGTAATGTGTTAGAGAGTACATGGGTGGAGTCTGACGTCCGTAAACCTATAGAGAATTTGCCGTTTACTCCTACAGAGCATGATATTATATTTAATTTCGCAGCTGTTCATCGTACTCCTGGGCATGAGAACTATGAGTATTTTGAAACAAATATAAATGGGGCGGAGAATGTTGTCGCTTTTGCCGAAAAATATAATATAAAGAAAATCGTTTTTACGTCTTCAATAGCTCCTTATGGTGCAGCAGAAGTAGAAAAGTTTGAAACGACTCTTGAAACTCCTAATACAGCTTACGGTATATCTAAACTTGTAGCAGAAAAGATTCATAGAATATGGCAGAATGGTGATAGCGTTAATCGTCAGTTGACTATAGTTAGGCCTGGTGTTGTGTTTGGACATGGTGAAAATGGTAATTTTACTCGCTTGTATTGGGCTATACGTGGACATAAATTTGCATACCCAGGTCGTAGGGATACAATAAAGGCTTGCATCTATGTGAAAGAATTAGTTCGCTTCATGTTGTATCGTCTAGAAAACCATGAACAAGGAGTTGAATTATATAACTGTTGTTATGAACCAGCGTATACGATACAGCATATTGTAGAGGCTATGAAAAAGGTAACAGGTGTAGGTGTATTCGTACCAGAAATACCTAATTGGATAATAATGCCACTTGCTACCATTGCAAAATGTATGGGTAGTCCTATGGGGATATGTCCGGCACGTGTGAAAAAACTACAGATTAGCACAAATATATGTGGCGCAAAACTAAAGAATTCAGGTTATGACTTCAAATGGTCATTCGAAGATGCTTTAAATGATTGGTTTGAAGATAATGAAAAGAAAGAATTGATATAA
- a CDS encoding nucleotidyltransferase domain-containing protein, translated as MFTEDLFTLLKYSLWKKDVNIVISEKDITVIMELAKRQSVIGLVADAIISNDIPIGRDNVMMLLSYLNAVKRNNRNVDEGLTELCFLLNKNSIGYFVFKGQTMAYLYGKQNIRCAGDVDFYCAEKDRERLLRLLKNDVSFNDEVSFKHLSYKKDGVDFELHFKLANFSVKRHQEFWDSLIEAEIQNKKCDNICINDIDVSTLSPTTNAVYLFIHIYHHFMKEGIGLRQLCDWAVFLDHYRNEIDRNEVEKILNKLGYVKAYCAFGSILIDKLGLEKDTFPLPVNENDRRWGKKVLKVIYHGGNFGWSNRKINRIGLLHSLETGFLAISHTIRFMSLSPLENSVYIPHEMYRSMRKYIRIGRDRTDIL; from the coding sequence ATGTTTACTGAAGATTTGTTTACTTTACTAAAATATTCTTTGTGGAAAAAAGACGTTAATATTGTTATATCAGAAAAGGATATAACGGTAATAATGGAATTGGCAAAACGTCAGTCTGTGATTGGATTGGTTGCTGATGCTATTATAAGCAATGATATTCCTATTGGTCGCGATAATGTAATGATGCTTTTGTCGTATCTCAATGCCGTAAAGCGTAATAATAGAAATGTTGATGAGGGATTGACTGAACTTTGTTTCTTATTGAATAAAAATTCTATTGGATATTTTGTGTTCAAAGGTCAGACAATGGCGTACCTTTATGGTAAGCAGAATATTAGATGTGCAGGTGATGTTGATTTTTATTGTGCAGAAAAGGATAGGGAAAGGCTATTGAGACTACTAAAGAATGATGTTTCATTCAATGATGAAGTTTCTTTTAAACATCTGTCTTACAAAAAGGATGGCGTAGATTTCGAACTTCATTTTAAGTTGGCAAACTTTAGTGTCAAAAGGCATCAAGAGTTTTGGGACAGTTTGATTGAAGCAGAAATACAAAATAAGAAGTGTGATAATATCTGTATTAATGATATTGATGTATCAACATTGTCACCAACGACAAATGCCGTATATCTATTTATTCACATATATCATCATTTTATGAAAGAAGGTATCGGGCTGCGACAGTTATGTGACTGGGCGGTATTCTTGGATCATTATAGAAATGAAATTGATCGTAATGAGGTTGAAAAGATACTGAATAAGTTAGGATATGTGAAAGCATATTGTGCCTTTGGAAGTATTCTTATTGATAAATTGGGATTAGAAAAAGACACTTTTCCTCTTCCCGTAAATGAGAATGACAGAAGATGGGGAAAAAAAGTGTTAAAGGTTATATATCATGGTGGTAACTTTGGATGGAGCAATAGAAAAATCAATAGAATTGGATTATTGCATAGCTTGGAAACAGGATTTCTGGCTATATCACATACGATAAGATTCATGTCTTTATCACCTTTGGAAAATTCAGTGTATATTCCTCATGAAATGTATAGATCAATGCGGAAATATATAAGGATTGGAAGAGATCGAACAGATATTTTATAA
- the rfbC gene encoding dTDP-4-dehydrorhamnose 3,5-epimerase: MNIIKTDIDDVLIIEPRVFKDERGYFFESFSQREFNEKVGNVNFCQDNESMSSYGVMRGLHFQRPPYSQSKLVRCVKGEVLDVAVDIRKGSPTYGKHVAVKLTEDNHRQFFIPRGFAHGFSVLSDVAVFQYKCDNFYHPEADGGISIIDDSLGIDWNIPTDKTILSEKDTKHDLLKDFDSPFDYNVDLYK; this comes from the coding sequence ATGAATATTATAAAAACAGATATTGACGATGTCCTTATTATAGAGCCTCGTGTATTTAAAGACGAACGTGGTTATTTCTTTGAAAGCTTCTCACAGAGGGAGTTTAATGAAAAGGTTGGCAATGTGAATTTTTGTCAAGATAATGAGAGTATGTCTTCGTATGGGGTTATGCGTGGGTTGCATTTCCAACGTCCACCATATAGTCAAAGCAAGTTGGTGAGATGCGTTAAAGGTGAAGTTCTTGACGTTGCAGTTGACATCCGTAAAGGTTCTCCTACGTATGGTAAACATGTGGCTGTGAAACTGACGGAGGATAATCATCGTCAATTTTTTATTCCAAGGGGTTTCGCTCATGGATTCTCTGTGTTAAGTGATGTGGCAGTGTTCCAATATAAGTGTGATAATTTTTATCACCCAGAGGCAGATGGCGGAATAAGTATTATTGATGACAGTCTTGGCATAGACTGGAATATTCCTACTGATAAGACTATCTTAAGTGAGAAGGATACTAAACATGATTTGCTTAAGGACTTTGATAGTCCTTTTGACTATAATGTAGATTTGTATAAATAA
- a CDS encoding dTDP-glucose 4,6-dehydratase → MKRNIIITGGAGFIGSHVVRLFVNKYPEYNIINLDKLTYAGNLANLKDVEDKPNYKFVKMDICDFDGVFQLIQNEHVDGIIHLAAESHVDRSIKDPFTFARTNVMGTLTLLQAAKLYWESLPEKYDGKRFYHISTDEVYGALEMTNPEGLESPFSTKASSELHHTYGTDFFTEDKKYNPHSPYSASKASSDHFVRAFHDTYGMPTIVTNCSNNYGPYQFPEKLIPLFINNIRHRKPLPVYGKGENVRDWLYVEDHARAIDVIFHNGSIADTYNIGGFNEWKNIDIIKVLIKTVDRLLGRKEGEDLNLITHVTDRLGHDKRYAIDSRKLQNELGWEPSLQFEEGIEKTVKWYLDNQAWMDNVTSGDYQQYYENMYKGR, encoded by the coding sequence ATGAAAAGAAACATTATAATTACAGGTGGTGCTGGCTTTATTGGTAGCCACGTTGTAAGATTATTTGTGAATAAGTATCCTGAATATAATATAATCAATCTAGATAAATTGACGTATGCTGGTAACTTGGCTAACCTGAAAGATGTAGAAGATAAACCTAATTATAAGTTCGTTAAAATGGATATCTGCGACTTTGACGGTGTATTTCAACTTATCCAGAATGAACATGTTGATGGCATTATTCATCTTGCAGCGGAGAGTCATGTTGACCGCAGTATTAAGGATCCGTTCACTTTCGCACGTACTAATGTGATGGGAACTTTGACGTTGCTTCAGGCTGCCAAATTATATTGGGAGAGCTTGCCTGAAAAATATGATGGTAAGAGATTTTATCATATATCAACAGATGAAGTTTATGGTGCTTTGGAAATGACTAATCCCGAAGGATTGGAGTCTCCATTCTCAACGAAGGCTTCTTCTGAGCTTCATCATACTTATGGTACTGACTTTTTTACAGAGGATAAAAAATATAACCCGCATAGTCCATATTCGGCAAGTAAGGCTAGTAGTGATCATTTCGTTCGTGCATTTCATGATACTTATGGTATGCCTACTATAGTCACGAACTGTTCAAATAACTATGGCCCGTATCAGTTTCCAGAGAAGTTGATACCTTTATTTATTAATAACATTCGCCACCGTAAGCCTTTACCTGTATATGGTAAGGGAGAGAATGTACGTGACTGGTTGTATGTTGAGGATCACGCTCGTGCTATTGACGTGATATTCCATAATGGAAGTATTGCTGATACTTATAATATTGGTGGATTCAACGAATGGAAAAACATTGATATCATAAAGGTTCTTATCAAGACTGTTGATAGACTGCTTGGTAGGAAAGAAGGAGAGGACCTCAATTTAATTACGCATGTCACGGATAGATTAGGTCATGACAAAAGATATGCTATTGATAGCAGAAAACTTCAGAATGAATTAGGTTGGGAACCTAGTTTGCAGTTTGAAGAAGGTATTGAGAAAACGGTTAAATGGTACCTTGATAATCAGGCGTGGATGGATAATGTCACTTCCGGTGATTACCAACAGTATTATGAAAATATGTATAAAGGCAGATAA
- a CDS encoding ImmA/IrrE family metallo-endopeptidase, whose product MMKINKCITSLAEEVARNYDSPILLKKIADDELINVIYDDYGKDTFDGLTCFEPFTDEFYIHINCARANSLDNAKGRFTFAHELGHYFIPSHRLGLMSGTMPPHCSVNFLYDNSAWMIEREADAFASSLLMPEYSFLDFIKGVPFDFSLIENIAKYYNVSKSAAALRYSAIGNIPIMVVFGINGKIRWVCRNENFPFWRMKYGNGRGDAIPENTVMGTFFYENNNSDCCQKEIIYAGDCFDINIKEENNQEFFEWCIPYRNMALSVIWENSNMR is encoded by the coding sequence ATGATGAAGATAAATAAATGCATAACTAGTCTAGCTGAAGAAGTGGCTAGAAATTATGATAGCCCAATTCTTCTTAAAAAGATTGCCGATGATGAGCTCATCAATGTTATCTATGATGATTATGGTAAAGATACATTTGATGGACTGACATGTTTTGAACCATTTACTGATGAATTCTATATTCATATCAATTGTGCAAGGGCCAATTCTCTGGATAATGCTAAAGGAAGGTTCACCTTCGCGCATGAGTTGGGGCATTATTTTATTCCATCACATAGACTTGGCTTGATGAGTGGGACAATGCCACCTCATTGTTCTGTTAATTTTTTATATGATAATAGTGCATGGATGATAGAACGTGAGGCTGATGCATTTGCTTCGTCACTTTTAATGCCAGAGTATTCGTTTTTAGATTTCATTAAAGGTGTTCCTTTCGATTTTTCTCTTATAGAAAATATAGCAAAATATTATAATGTTAGTAAATCTGCTGCGGCATTAAGATATTCAGCTATTGGGAATATTCCTATTATGGTTGTTTTTGGTATCAATGGAAAAATTAGGTGGGTGTGTCGCAACGAAAATTTCCCTTTTTGGCGAATGAAGTATGGTAATGGCAGAGGTGATGCTATTCCTGAAAATACCGTTATGGGAACATTTTTCTATGAGAATAATAATAGCGATTGCTGCCAGAAAGAGATTATCTACGCCGGTGATTGTTTTGACATAAATATCAAAGAAGAAAATAACCAGGAATTCTTTGAATGGTGTATTCCATATAGGAATATGGCATTAAGTGTAATATGGGAGAACAGCAATATGCGTTGA
- a CDS encoding nucleotidyltransferase family protein, giving the protein MIDIYNKFFQILRCAIHDDIEVPQLSVNEWKQIYCIAQKQSLLAVIFRALERATPPSDDDEEKDVFGKLVIEWLGQVRAIERINHNVTANVIKLSEKFAQDKFQSCLLKGQGNGLLYPQPNSRTPGDIDILIRPRKYDLGKRKVADDVRKIIKYVRLQEPDAIAIYNHIEYPRFNGTDVEVHYRPSFMFNFIFNSRLQEFFTENADEQFHNRTEMADGVIAVPTSEFNKVFLLSHIYKHLFHEGIGLRQLLDYYYVLENDVEFSNDYKALFSHLGICHIAGAIMWILTEYFGMKQEKVLVPVDEKRGRFVLNEVLQGGNFGRYDTRYNFGNDVWGRNLQRLYRDWRLLRYFPSEAISEPIFRIWHFCWRLKHKKTKLKKQEDI; this is encoded by the coding sequence ATGATTGACATATACAATAAATTCTTCCAGATTCTTCGATGCGCTATTCATGATGATATTGAAGTTCCACAGCTGTCTGTGAATGAATGGAAACAGATATACTGCATAGCCCAAAAGCAATCGTTGTTGGCGGTGATATTCCGTGCTCTTGAAAGAGCTACACCTCCGTCGGATGATGATGAAGAAAAAGATGTGTTTGGAAAGCTGGTGATAGAATGGCTCGGACAAGTTAGGGCTATTGAGAGAATAAATCATAATGTCACGGCTAATGTCATTAAGCTATCTGAAAAGTTTGCTCAAGACAAATTCCAATCTTGCCTTCTTAAAGGACAGGGCAATGGCTTGTTGTATCCGCAGCCTAACTCCCGTACTCCTGGTGATATAGATATATTGATTAGACCGAGGAAGTATGACTTAGGAAAAAGGAAAGTTGCTGATGATGTAAGGAAAATAATAAAATATGTTAGATTGCAGGAACCTGATGCAATAGCAATCTATAATCATATTGAATATCCTAGATTTAACGGAACCGATGTGGAGGTGCATTATCGTCCTTCGTTCATGTTTAATTTCATTTTCAATTCTAGACTACAGGAGTTTTTCACTGAAAACGCTGATGAACAGTTCCATAACAGAACAGAGATGGCGGATGGAGTGATTGCTGTTCCTACGTCTGAATTTAATAAGGTGTTTTTGTTGAGCCACATTTACAAACATCTGTTTCATGAAGGTATCGGACTTAGGCAGTTGCTGGACTATTACTATGTGCTAGAGAATGATGTAGAATTCAGTAATGATTATAAAGCGTTGTTCTCACATCTTGGTATTTGCCATATAGCTGGTGCAATCATGTGGATATTGACAGAGTATTTTGGAATGAAACAAGAAAAGGTTCTGGTACCTGTTGATGAAAAACGTGGGCGATTTGTGCTGAACGAAGTATTGCAAGGAGGTAACTTCGGAAGGTATGATACACGGTATAACTTCGGCAATGACGTATGGGGAAGAAATTTGCAACGTCTGTATCGTGATTGGCGATTACTAAGGTATTTCCCGTCAGAAGCAATCTCTGAACCGATATTCCGCATCTGGCATTTCTGCTGGAGGCTGAAGCATAAAAAGACAAAGCTGAAAAAGCAGGAAGACATATAG